In a single window of the Littorina saxatilis isolate snail1 linkage group LG3, US_GU_Lsax_2.0, whole genome shotgun sequence genome:
- the LOC138961243 gene encoding cGMP-inhibited 3',5'-cyclic phosphodiesterase 3A-like, which yields MARQSASRRGSKNDNDKEEEEAENNGYIQVFVKPLDHGNCSLILSWLGLTNANLTAHQLGVLYGAAAVVSSLLLYQLLRCDVGFLFGRLCSILVPMFSILCAFYWLALYFRRTWSNTSVYLLFSSCFIGETFAQVFFRDWGADGGGGGGGGGTADGVVSDVVNHGTQPLVIVFVLLSISLASVFSSLDTSHSAVVILLVSFTRFLACSMLTDLPFGTRTYLGYMCGFAGVLVARYMETVLKPPIQHFTTHDGKIPVIKRRRSSSSSAHAFSAHRSTRRTSLPALIQKSQRDELRGYE from the exons ATGGCTCGACAGTCAGCCTCTCGGAGAGGCTCGAAAAACGATAACGacaaagaggaggaagaggcgGAAAACAACGGATATATTCAAGTGTTTGTGAAGCCGCTTGATCACGGGAACTGCAGCCTGATTTTGAGCTGGCTGGGGCTAACGAACGCTAATTTAACAGCGCATCAACTGGGGGTGCTTTACGGAGCTGCTGCTGTGGTTTCTAGTCTGCTTCTCTACCAGCTTCTCCGATGTGATGTGGGCTTCTTGTTCGGCCGACTGTGCTCCATTCTCGTGCCCATGTTCAGCATACTGTGTGCATTTTACTGGCTGGCACTGTATTTTCGTCGCACGTGGAGTAACACcagtgtgtatttgttgttttcgtCTTGCTTCATCGGAGAAACCTTCGCTCAAGTGTTTTTTCGCGACTGGGGGGCGGATGGAGGGGGAGGTGGCGGAGGAGGCGGAACAGCGGATGGCGTCGTTAGCGACGTGGTGAACCACGGCACCCAGCCCTTGGTGATCGTCTTCGTCCTGCTCAGCATCAGCCTGGCGTCCGTCTTCTCCTCCCTGGACACCAGCCACAGCGCGGTGGTCATCTTGCTGGTCAGCTTCACCCGCTTTCTGGCCTGCTCCATGCTCACTGACCTCCCCTTCGGGACGCGCACCTACCTGGGTTACATGTGTGGTTTTGCCGGTGTGCTTGTTGCCCGCTACATGGAAACGGTGCTCAAGCCACCCATCCAGCATTTCACTACCCACGATGGCAAAATTCCCGTTATCAAGCGACGGCGATCGAGCTCCTCGAGCGCCCATGCTTTTTCTGCTCATCGCTCCACGCGCAGGACCTCACTGCCTGCGCTCATTCAGAAAAGTCAG CGTGATGAACTGCGTGGCTATGAATAA